A region of uncultured Desulfobacter sp. DNA encodes the following proteins:
- the folP gene encoding dihydropteroate synthase, which produces MTTTNFTLECGRFKLDLGPTRACVMGILNTTPDSFSDGGKYTSLDKALTRALEMVEAGAHILDIGGESSRPFARPVSEQEELDRTIPVIEAIAGRIGIPISIDTVKSRVAKEALAAGGAIINDISAFENDPAMVDVAVETGAPAILMHMKGTPETMQVNPSYNDLMGEIISYLQKRVAFATEKGMSAQKIILDPGIGFGKTVAHNLVLIRELHQLTALGYPVLMGPSRKSFVQKVLGNATGKKTGPTDAATGHGNLAACAACLMNGAHIIRVHDVEAVCALSHVIDAIRNA; this is translated from the coding sequence TTGACCACCACGAACTTTACCCTTGAATGTGGCCGTTTCAAACTGGATCTGGGCCCCACCAGGGCCTGTGTCATGGGTATTCTAAACACCACGCCGGACTCCTTTTCAGACGGCGGGAAATATACCAGCCTGGACAAGGCCCTGACCCGGGCCTTGGAAATGGTGGAAGCCGGCGCCCATATCCTGGACATCGGTGGGGAATCCTCAAGACCCTTTGCCCGGCCGGTAAGCGAACAGGAAGAGCTTGACCGGACCATTCCTGTCATTGAAGCCATTGCCGGCCGGATTGGTATTCCCATCTCCATTGACACGGTGAAATCACGGGTGGCAAAGGAAGCCCTTGCCGCCGGCGGAGCCATCATCAATGACATCTCCGCCTTTGAAAACGATCCAGCCATGGTGGATGTGGCCGTTGAAACCGGAGCCCCTGCCATCCTCATGCACATGAAAGGCACACCGGAAACCATGCAGGTAAATCCAAGCTACAATGATCTGATGGGTGAAATCATCAGCTATCTGCAGAAACGGGTTGCTTTTGCGACAGAAAAGGGCATGTCTGCCCAAAAAATTATCCTGGATCCGGGCATTGGGTTTGGTAAAACCGTTGCGCACAACCTTGTGCTGATCAGGGAACTTCACCAGCTCACAGCCCTTGGATATCCAGTACTCATGGGGCCATCCAGAAAATCCTTTGTTCAGAAGGTTCTGGGCAATGCCACGGGTAAAAAGACCGGCCCCACGGATGCAGCCACCGGACACGGAAACCTGGCCGCCTGTGCCGCATGCCTGATGAACGGCGCACATATTATCCGGGTTCATGATGTTGAAGCGGTTTGCGCGTTATCACACGTCATTGACGCGATCAGGAATGCGTAA